Proteins from a single region of Lepus europaeus isolate LE1 chromosome 4, mLepTim1.pri, whole genome shotgun sequence:
- the DBN1 gene encoding drebrin — protein MAGVSFSGHRLELLAAYEEVIREESAADWALYTYEDGSDDLKLAASGEGGLQELSGHFENQKVMYGFCSVKDSQAALPKYVLINWVGEDVPDARKCACASHVAKVAEFFQGVDVIVNASSVEDIDAGAIGQRLSNGLARLSSPVLHRLRLREDENAEPVGTTYQKTDAAVEMKRINREQFWEQAKKEEELRKEEERKKALDERLRFEQERMEQERQEQEERERRYREREQQIEEHRRKQQTLEAEEAKRRLKEQSIFGDQRDDEEETQMKKSESEVEEAAAIIAQRPDNPREFFKQQERVASASAGSCDVPSPFNHRPGSHLDSHRRMAPTPIPARSPSDSSTASTPVTERIEKALDEVTSSQPPPLPPPPPPAQETQEPRHSLDSEETSKEARAAAAAAPQAWASPIEEPPQAQEPPQGQGGPMEDLVLMTSPEPADTPALGEAATAETTEAEASVADAHVADADETDTAAADTAVANNVALATASLVDLWPGNGEGASAPQAEPRAPTPPSGTEAPLAEVPQLNEVAQEPLPPAGEGCANLLSFDELPEPPATFCDPEEEAEGEPLAAPQAPAPPSAPEEPEQEQEQELEPETHLLTNGETTQKEGTQASEGYFSQSQEEEFAQSEELCAKAPPPVFYNKPPEIDITCWDADPVPEEEEGFEGGD, from the exons ggctCTGTACACATATGAGGATGGCTCAGATGACCTCAAGCTGGCGGCCTCTGGAG AAGGGGGCTTGCAGGAGCTCTCAGGCCACTTTGAGAACCAGAAGGTGATGTATGGCTTCTGCAGCGTCAAGGACTCGCAGGCGGCTCTGCCGAAATACGTGCTCATCAACTGG GTCGGCGAAGATGTGCCTGATGCCCGCAAGTGTGCCTGTGCCAGCCACGTGGCTAAGGTGGCTGAATTCTTCCAG GGCGTGGACGTCATCGTGAATGCCAGCAGCGTGGAGGACATCGATGCGGGCGCCATCGGGCAGCGGCTCTCCAATGGGCTGGCCCGGCTCTCCAGCCCCGTGCTGCACCGACTGCGGCTGCGGGAGGATGAGAACGCCGAGCCTGTG GGCACCACCTACCAGAAGACGGACGCCGCGGTGGAAATGAAACGCATCAACCGCGAGCAGTTCTGGGAGCAGGCCAAG AAGGAAGAAGAGCTGCGGAAGGAGGAGGAGCGGAAGAAGGCCCTGGATGAGAGACTCCGATTTGAGCAAGAGCGGATGGAGCAGGAGCGACAGGAACAGGAGGAGCGGGAGCGGCGCTACCGCGAGCGGGAGCAGCAGATCGAGGAGCACAG GCGGAAACAGCAGACGCTCGAAGCTGAAGAGGCCAAGAGGCGGCTGAAGGAGCAGTCCATCTTC GGTGACCAGCGGGATGACGAGGAAGAAACTCAGATGAAGAAGTCGGAATCAGAGGTGGAG GAGGCGGCGGCCATTATTGCCCAGCGGCCCGACAACCCCCGGGAGTTCTTCAAGCAGCAAGAACGAGTTGCCTCGGCCTCTGCGGGCAGCTGTGATGTGCCCTCACCCTTCAACCACCGGCCAG GCAGCCACCTGGACAGCCACCGGAGGATGGcgcccacccccatccctgcccGGAGCCCCTCGGACTCCAGCACGGCCTCCACCCCCGTCACCGAGCGGATCGAGAAGGCCCTGGATGAGGTCACATCCTCGCAGCCGCCACCACTGCCACCGCCACCCCCACCTGCCCAAG AGACCCAGGAGCCCCGCCACAGCCTAGACAGCGAAGAGACCAGCAAGGAAGCccgggcagcggcagcagcagcccctcaggcctgggccagccccataGAGGAGCCCCCTCAGGCCCAGGAGCCTCCCCAGGGGCAAGGCGGGCCCATGGAGGACTTGGTGTTGATGACGTCTCCAGAGCCGGCCGACACGCCGGCCCTCGGGGAAGCTGCCACCGCAGAGACCACGGAGGCCGAAGCTTCGGTAGCTGACGCCCACGTGGCTGATGCTGATGAAACCGACACTGCCGCTGCTGACACCGCTGTTGCCAACAACGTGGCCCTCGCCACTGCCAGCCTCGTTGACCTATGGCCTGGCAATGGGGAAGGGGCCTCAGCACCCCAGGCCgagcccagggcccccaccccaccctcgggCACTGAGGCCCCTTTGGCAGAGGTGCCCCAGCTGAACGAGGTGGCTCAGGAGCCGCTGCCCCCTGCGGGTGAAGGCTGTGCCAACCTCCTCAGTTTCGATGAGCTGCCTGAGCCGCCAGCCACCTTCTGTGACCCAGAGGAGGAAGCGGAAGGGGAGCCCCTGGCTGCCCCCCAAGCCCCGGCTCCACCCTCGGCTCCAgaggagccagagcaggagcaggagcaggagctggaaccTGAAACCCATCTGCTGACCAACGGGGAGACCACCCAAAAGGAGGGAActcag GCCAGCGAGGGCTACTTCAGCCAGTCGCAGGAGGAGGAGTTCGCCCAATCAGAAGAGCTGTGTGCGAAGGCTCCGCCTCCCGTGTTCTACAACAAGCCCCCAG AAATCGACATCACGTGCTGGGATGCAGACCCGGTCCCGGAAGAGGAGGAGGGCTTCGAGGGCGGCGATTAG
- the PRR7 gene encoding proline-rich protein 7 codes for MVMSQGTYTFLTCFAGFWLIWGLIVLLCCFCSFLRRRLKRRQEERLREQNLRALELEPLELEGSLAGSPPGLAPPPPPHRGRLEAPAHAHQHVHVHPLLHHGPAQPHAHPHPHPHHHALPHPPPPHLSVPPRPWSYPRQAESDMSKPPCYEEAVLMAEPPPPYSEVLTDTRGLYRKIVTPFLSRRDSAEKQEQPPPSYKPLFLDRGYTSALHLPSAPRPAPPCPALCLQADRGRRVFPSWTDSELSSREPMEHGAWRLPVSIPLFGRTTAV; via the exons atGGTGATGTCCCAGGGCACCTACACGTTCCTCACGTGCTTCGCCGGCTTCTGGCTGATCTGGGGTCTCATCGTCTTGCTCTGCTGCTTCTGCAGCTTCCTGCGCCGCCGCCTCAAACGGCGCCAGGAGGAGCGACTGCGGGAGCAGAACCTCCGAGCCCTGgagctggagcccctggagctCGAGGGCAGCCTGGCCGGGAGTCCCCCGGGcctggcgccgccgccgcccccgcacCGCGGCCGCCTGGAGGCGCCGGCGCACGCCCACCAGCACGTGCACGTGCACCCGCTGCTGCACCACGGCCCCGCGCAGCCGCACgcgcacccgcacccgcacccgcaccaCCACGCGCTTCCTCACCCACCGCCACCGCACCTCTCGGTGCCGCCGCGGCCCTGGAGCTACCCGCGCCAAG CGGAATCGGACATGTCCAAGCCGCCGTGTTACGAAGAGGCGGTGCTGATGGCGGAGCCGCCGCCGCCCTACAGCGAGGTGCTCACGGACACGCGCGGCCTCTACCGCAAGATCGTCACGCCCTTCCTGAGCCGCCGCGACAGTGCGGAGAAGCAGGAGCAGCCGCCGCCCAGCTATAAGCCGCTCTTCCTGGACCGGGGCTACACGTCGGCGCTGCACCTGCCCAGCGCCCCGCGGCCCGcgccgccctgccctgccctctgcctgcaggcCGACCGCGGCCGCCGGGTTTTCCCCAGCTGGACCGACTCGGAGCTCAGCAGCCGCGAGCCCATGGAGCACGGAGCCTGGCGCCTGCCGGTCTCCATCCCCTTGTTCGGGAGGACTACAGCCGTATAG